Proteins encoded by one window of Arabidopsis thaliana chromosome 2, partial sequence:
- the LYM2 gene encoding lysm domain GPI-anchored protein 2 precursor (lysm domain GPI-anchored protein 2 precursor (LYM2); FUNCTIONS IN: molecular_function unknown; INVOLVED IN: cell wall macromolecule catabolic process; LOCATED IN: anchored to plasma membrane, plasma membrane, anchored to membrane; EXPRESSED IN: 24 plant structures; EXPRESSED DURING: 13 growth stages; CONTAINS InterPro DOMAIN/s: Peptidoglycan-binding lysin domain (InterPro:IPR018392), Peptidoglycan-binding Lysin subgroup (InterPro:IPR002482); BEST Arabidopsis thaliana protein match is: lysm domain GPI-anchored protein 1 precursor (TAIR:AT1G21880.2); Has 636 Blast hits to 591 proteins in 145 species: Archae - 0; Bacteria - 285; Metazoa - 0; Fungi - 0; Plants - 336; Viruses - 0; Other Eukaryotes - 15 (source: NCBI BLink).), translating to METSCFTLLGLLVSLSFFLTLSAQMTGNFNCSGSTSTCQSLVGYSSKNATTLRNIQTLFAVKNLRSILGANNLPLNTSRDQRVNPNQVVRVPIHCSCSNGTGVSNRDIEYTIKKDDILSFVATEIFGGLVTYEKISEVNKIPDPNKIEIGQKFWIPLPCSCDKLNGEDVVHYAHVVKLGSSLGEIAAQFGTDNTTLAQLNGIIGDSQLLADKPLDVPLKACSSSVRKDSLDAPLLLSNNSYVFTANNCVKCTCDALKNWTLSCQSSSEIKPSNWQTCPPFSQCDGALLNASCRQPRDCVYAGYSNQTIFTTASPACPDSAGPDNYASTLSSSFNFVIVLIQCALLCLCLL from the exons ATGGAAACTTCCTGTTTTACCCTTCTCGGTCTCCTTGTCTccctctccttcttcctcactCTCTCCGCCCAAATGACCGGAAACTTCAACTGCAGTGGCTCAACCTCGACGTGTCAATCTCTCGTTGGTTACTCAAGCAAGAACGCAACAACGTTGCGCAATATCCAAACCCTTTTTGCCGTCAAGAACCTCCGCTCGATCCTCGGAGCTAACAATCTCCCACTCAACACCTCACGTGACCAACGCGTGAACCCGAATCAAGTCGTACGTGTCCCAATCCATTGCTCTTGCTCCAATGGAACCGGTGTCTCGAACCGGGACATCGAATACACCATCAAGAAAGACGACATACTCTCTTTCGTCGCAACTGAGATTTTCGGTGGTCTCGTTACGTACGAGAAGATCAGTGAGGTTAACAAAATCCCTGACCCGAACAAAATCGAAATCGGTCAAAAGTTTTGGATCCCTTTGCCTTGTAGCTGTGATAAATTGAACGGTGAGGATGTTGTTCACTACGCACATGTAGTCAAACTAGGGAGCTCTCTCGGTGAGATCGCTGCTCAGTTTGGAACGGACAACACGACGTTGGCTCAGCTCAATGGAATCATTGGTGACTCTCAGCTTCTTGCTGATAAACCTCTCGACGTCCCTCTCAAAG CTTGTAGCTCTTCTGTGAGGAAGGACTCGTTGGATGCTCCTCTGCTTCTGTCTAACAACTCATACGTCTTCACTGCAAACAATTGCGTCAAGTGTACTTGTGACGCTTTGAAGAATTGGAC TTTAAGCTGTCAATCATCATCTGAGATTAAGCCTTCGAACTGGCAAACCTGCCCACCATTTTCACAATGTGATGGAGCTTTGCTTAACGCCTCTTGCAGACAACCTCGTGATTGCGTCTATGCTGGTTACTCCAACCAAACCATCTTCACCACAGCTTCCCCAGCTTGTCCAG ATTCTGCTGGTCCTGATAACTATGCATCAACGCTCAGCTCAAGCTTCAATTTCGTGATTGTGTTGATTCAGTGTGCTCTGCTTTGTCTCTGCCTTCTCTAG
- the IDH2 gene encoding isocitrate dehydrogenase subunit 2 (isocitrate dehydrogenase subunit 2 (IDH2); FUNCTIONS IN: isocitrate dehydrogenase (NAD+) activity; INVOLVED IN: isocitrate metabolic process, tricarboxylic acid cycle, metabolic process; LOCATED IN: mitochondrion; EXPRESSED IN: 24 plant structures; EXPRESSED DURING: 13 growth stages; CONTAINS InterPro DOMAIN/s: Isocitrate/isopropylmalate dehydrogenase (InterPro:IPR001804), Isocitrate dehydrogenase NAD-dependent, mitochondrial (InterPro:IPR004434); BEST Arabidopsis thaliana protein match is: isocitrate dehydrogenase 1 (TAIR:AT4G35260.1); Has 16085 Blast hits to 15952 proteins in 2729 species: Archae - 398; Bacteria - 9705; Metazoa - 617; Fungi - 814; Plants - 241; Viruses - 0; Other Eukaryotes - 4310 (source: NCBI BLink).), with amino-acid sequence MSRQSFSLLKNLRSIASGSKIQTRSVTYMPRPGDGKPRPVTLIPGDGVGPLVTNAVQQVMEAMHAPVYFEPFEVHGDMKSLPEGLLESIKKNKVCLKGGLKTPVGGGVSSLNVNLRKELDLFASLVNCFNLPGLASRHENVDIVVIRENTEGEYAGLEHEVVPGVVESLKVITKFCSERIAKYAFEYAYLNNRKKVTAVHKANIMKLADGLFLESCQEVAKKYPSIAYNEIIVDNCCMQLVARPEQFDVMVTPNLYGNLVANTAAGIAGGTGVMPGGNVGAEYAVFEQGASAGNVGKDTTEEQKNANPVALLLSSAMMLRHLQFPSFADRLETAVKRVIAEGNCRTEDLGGNSTTQEVVDAVIANLD; translated from the exons atgtcTCGCCAATCGTTTTCTCTACTGAAGAATCTTCGTAGCATCGCTTCCGGTTCCAAAATCCAGACCCGATCCGTGACTTACATGCCCAGACCCGGTGACGGAAAACCAAGACCAGTGACGTTAATCCCCGGAGACGGAGTTGGTCCGTTGGTAACAAACGCGGTTCAACAAGTGATGGAAGCGATGCACGCTCCGGTTTACTTCGAACCGTTCGAAGTTCATGGAGATATGAAGAGTTTACCTGAAGGATTGTTGGAATCGAttaagaagaacaaagtttGTTTGAAAGGTGGTCTTAAGACTCCCGTCGGTGGTGGTGTGAGCTCTCTCAATGTTAATCTGAGAAAGGAGCTTGATCTCTTTGCTTCTTTGGTCAACTGTTTCAATTTGCCTGGTTTAGCTTCTCGTCATGAGAATGTTGATATTGTTGTGATTAGAGAGAACACTGAAGGTGAATATGCAGGTCTTGAACATGAAGTTGTTCCTGGTGTTGTTGAGAGCCTTAAG GTGATTACAAAGTTCTGTTCAGAGCGTATTGCAAAGTATGCGTTTGAGTATGCCTACTTGAACAACAGGAAGAAAGTTACAGCAGTGCACAAGGCTAATATCATGAAATTGGCTGATGGTTTGTTCTTGGAGTCTTGTCAAGAGGTTGCTAAGAAGTATCCAAGCATTGCTTACAATGAAATCATTGTTGATAATTGTTGTATGCAACTTGTGGCTAGACCAGAGCAATTCGATGTCATG GTGACGCCTAATCTCTATGGTAATCTAGTGGCAAACACTGCTGCTGGTATTGCTGGAGGTACTGGAGTCATGCCTGGAG GAAATGTTGGGGCGGAGTATGCGGTCTTTGAGCAAGGTGCATCAGCGGGAAACGTGGGGAAGGATACAACGGAAGAGCAAAAGAATGCAAACCCTGTGGCTTTGTTGCTGTCATCAGCCATGATGCTTAGACACCTTCAGTTCCCTTCTTTTGCTGACAGGCTTGAAACCGCTGTGAAGCGTGTTATCGCTGAAGGGAATTGTCGGACTGAAGATCTTGGTGGAAACAGTACCACTCAAGAGGTCGTTGACGCTGTCATTGCAAATTTGGATTGA
- the IDH2 gene encoding isocitrate dehydrogenase subunit 2 (isocitrate dehydrogenase subunit 2 (IDH2); FUNCTIONS IN: isocitrate dehydrogenase (NAD+) activity; INVOLVED IN: isocitrate metabolic process, tricarboxylic acid cycle, metabolic process; LOCATED IN: mitochondrion; EXPRESSED IN: 24 plant structures; EXPRESSED DURING: 13 growth stages; CONTAINS InterPro DOMAIN/s: Isocitrate/isopropylmalate dehydrogenase (InterPro:IPR001804), Isocitrate dehydrogenase NAD-dependent, mitochondrial (InterPro:IPR004434); BEST Arabidopsis thaliana protein match is: isocitrate dehydrogenase 1 (TAIR:AT4G35260.1); Has 15958 Blast hits to 15829 proteins in 2704 species: Archae - 398; Bacteria - 9603; Metazoa - 617; Fungi - 818; Plants - 241; Viruses - 0; Other Eukaryotes - 4281 (source: NCBI BLink).), with translation MSRQSFSLLKNLRSIASGSKIQTRSVTYMPRPGDGKPRPVTLIPGDGVGPLVTNAVQQVMEAMHAPVYFEPFEVHGDMKSLPEGLLESIKKNKVCLKGGLKTPVGGGVSSLNVNLRKELDLFASLVNCFNLPGLASRHENVDIVVIRENTEGEYAGLEHEVVPGVVESLKFCSERIAKYAFEYAYLNNRKKVTAVHKANIMKLADGLFLESCQEVAKKYPSIAYNEIIVDNCCMQLVARPEQFDVMVTPNLYGNLVANTAAGIAGGTGVMPGGNVGAEYAVFEQGASAGNVGKDTTEEQKNANPVALLLSSAMMLRHLQFPSFADRLETAVKRVIAEGNCRTEDLGGNSTTQEVVDAVIANLD, from the exons atgtcTCGCCAATCGTTTTCTCTACTGAAGAATCTTCGTAGCATCGCTTCCGGTTCCAAAATCCAGACCCGATCCGTGACTTACATGCCCAGACCCGGTGACGGAAAACCAAGACCAGTGACGTTAATCCCCGGAGACGGAGTTGGTCCGTTGGTAACAAACGCGGTTCAACAAGTGATGGAAGCGATGCACGCTCCGGTTTACTTCGAACCGTTCGAAGTTCATGGAGATATGAAGAGTTTACCTGAAGGATTGTTGGAATCGAttaagaagaacaaagtttGTTTGAAAGGTGGTCTTAAGACTCCCGTCGGTGGTGGTGTGAGCTCTCTCAATGTTAATCTGAGAAAGGAGCTTGATCTCTTTGCTTCTTTGGTCAACTGTTTCAATTTGCCTGGTTTAGCTTCTCGTCATGAGAATGTTGATATTGTTGTGATTAGAGAGAACACTGAAGGTGAATATGCAGGTCTTGAACATGAAGTTGTTCCTGGTGTTGTTGAGAGCCTTAAG TTCTGTTCAGAGCGTATTGCAAAGTATGCGTTTGAGTATGCCTACTTGAACAACAGGAAGAAAGTTACAGCAGTGCACAAGGCTAATATCATGAAATTGGCTGATGGTTTGTTCTTGGAGTCTTGTCAAGAGGTTGCTAAGAAGTATCCAAGCATTGCTTACAATGAAATCATTGTTGATAATTGTTGTATGCAACTTGTGGCTAGACCAGAGCAATTCGATGTCATG GTGACGCCTAATCTCTATGGTAATCTAGTGGCAAACACTGCTGCTGGTATTGCTGGAGGTACTGGAGTCATGCCTGGAG GAAATGTTGGGGCGGAGTATGCGGTCTTTGAGCAAGGTGCATCAGCGGGAAACGTGGGGAAGGATACAACGGAAGAGCAAAAGAATGCAAACCCTGTGGCTTTGTTGCTGTCATCAGCCATGATGCTTAGACACCTTCAGTTCCCTTCTTTTGCTGACAGGCTTGAAACCGCTGTGAAGCGTGTTATCGCTGAAGGGAATTGTCGGACTGAAGATCTTGGTGGAAACAGTACCACTCAAGAGGTCGTTGACGCTGTCATTGCAAATTTGGATTGA
- a CDS encoding Pentatricopeptide repeat (PPR) superfamily protein (Pentatricopeptide repeat (PPR) superfamily protein; CONTAINS InterPro DOMAIN/s: Pentatricopeptide repeat (InterPro:IPR002885); BEST Arabidopsis thaliana protein match is: Pentatricopeptide repeat (PPR) superfamily protein (TAIR:AT5G65560.1); Has 62164 Blast hits to 14567 proteins in 313 species: Archae - 6; Bacteria - 60; Metazoa - 703; Fungi - 1051; Plants - 58243; Viruses - 0; Other Eukaryotes - 2101 (source: NCBI BLink).) produces the protein MEQSLVKALLKNTNNPRLAWRIFKRIFSSPSEESHGISLDATPTIARILVRAKMHEEIQELHNLILSSSIQKTKLSSLLSVVSIFAKSNHIDKAFPQFQLVRSRFPENKPSVYLYNLLLESCIKERRVEFVSWLYKDMVLCGIAPQTYTFNLLIRALCDSSCVDAARELFDEMPEKGCKPNEFTFGILVRGYCKAGLTDKGLELLNAMESFGVLPNKVIYNTIVSSFCREGRNDDSEKMVEKMREEGLVPDIVTFNSRISALCKEGKVLDASRIFSDMELDEYLGLPRPNSITYNLMLKGFCKVGLLEDAKTLFESIRENDDLASLQSYNIWLQGLVRHGKFIEAETVLKQMTDKGIGPSIYSYNILMDGLCKLGMLSDAKTIVGLMKRNGVCPDAVTYGCLLHGYCSVGKVDAAKSLLQEMMRNNCLPNAYTCNILLHSLWKMGRISEAEELLRKMNEKGYGLDTVTCNIIVDGLCGSGELDKAIEIVKGMRVHGSAALGNLGNSYIGLVDDSLIENNCLPDLITYSTLLNGLCKAGRFAEAKNLFAEMMGEKLQPDSVAYNIFIHHFCKQGKISSAFRVLKDMEKKGCHKSLETYNSLILGLGIKNQIFEIHGLMDEMKEKGISPNICTYNTAIQYLCEGEKVEDATNLLDEMMQKNIAPNVFSFKYLIEAFCKVPDFDMAQEVFETAVSICGQKEGLYSLMFNELLAAGQLLKATELLEAVLDRGFELGTFLYKDLVESLCKKDELEVASGILHKMIDRGYGFDPAALMPVIDGLGKMGNKKEANSFADKMMEMASVGEVANKVDPNARDIHQKKHNKNGGNNWQNILHRDDGSGIALRSLSRVKKGWGQGDISSFQPPRVDYLDYWEDDG, from the exons ATGGAACAATCTCTTGTGAAGGCTTTGTTGAAGAACACGAACAATCCGAGATTAGCATGGAGAATCTTCAAGAGGAtattctcttctccttcagaAGAAAGCCATGGCATTTCTTTAGATGCGACTCCTACAATCGCTCGTATCCTGGTTCGAGCCAAAATGCACGAAGAAATCCAAGAGCTTCACAATCTTatactctcttcttcaatccaAAAGACGAAACTTTcgtctcttctctctgttgTATCCATCTTCGCGAAATCGAATCACATTGATAAGGCGTTTCCGCAGTTTCAGTTAGTACGGTCGCGGTTTCCTGAGAACAAACCTAGCGTTTATCTGTATAATTTGTTGCTTGAAAGTTGCATAAAGGAACGACGTGTGGAGTTCGTTTCGTGGTTGTATAAAGATATGGTTTTGTGTGGGATTGCTCCACAGACTTATACTTTTAATCTCTTGATACGTGCTTTGTGTGATTCAAGTTGTGTTGATGCTGCTCGAGAGttgttcgacgaaatgcctGAGAAAGGTTGTAAGCCAAATGAGTTTACTTTTGGGATTTTGGTTCGTGGGTATTGTAAAGCTGGTTTGACTGATAAAGGGCTTGAATTGTTGAATGCAATGGaaagttttggggttttgcCTAATAAAGTTATCTATAACACCATTGTTTCGAGCTTCTGTAGAGAAGGTAGGAATGATGATTCTGAAAAGATGGTGGAGAAGATGCGGGAGGAAGGTTTGGTGCCTGATATTGTCACTTTTAACTCTAGGATATCAGCGCTTTGTAAAGAAGGAAAGGTTTTGGATGCGTCTAGAATTTTCAGTGATATGGAGCTAGATGAGTATCTGGGTCTTCCTCGTCCCAATAGTATAACATATAACTTGATGTTGAAAGGTTTCTGTAAGGTAGGGTTGCTGGAAGATGCCAAGACCCTCTTTGAGTCGATTAGAGAAAATGATGATCTCGCTAGCTTGCAGAGTTACAATATTTGGCTGCAGGGTTTGGTCAGACATGGGAAGTTTATAGAGGCTGAAACAGTCCTGAAGCAAATGACTGATAAGGGAATAGGACCAAGTATTTATTCTTACAATATCTTGATGGATGGATTGTGTAAATTGGGCATGCTATCCGATGCAAAAACTATTGTTGGtttgatgaaaagaaatggTGTTTGCCCGGATGCTGTAACTTATGGCTGCCTTCTTCATGGTTATTGCAGTGTTGGGAAAGTCGATGCAGCTAAAAGCTTGTTGCAGGAGATGATGAGGAATAATTGTTTACCAAATGCTTATACTTGCAATATTTTGCTACATAGCCTTTGGAAGATGGGGAGAATATCTGAAGCGGAAGAGTTGCTGCGAAAGATGAATGAGAAAGGTTATGGACTAGACACTGTCACCTGCAACATTATCGTTGACGGACTCTGTGGAAGCGGGGAATTAGATAAAGCTATTGAGATAGTTAAGGGAATGCGGGTGCATGGAAGTGCTGCTCTTGGTAACTTAGGCAATTCATATATCGGACTGGTGGATGATAGCTTGATCGAGAACAACTGTTTGCCTGACCTGATCACGTATTCAACTTTACTTAATGGTTTGTGCAAAGCTGGAAGGTTTGCTGAAGCAAAAAATTTGTTTGCCGAGATGATGGGAGAGAAACTGCAACCGGACTCGGTCGCATATAACATTTTCATTCATCATTTCTGCAAACAGGGGAAAATATCATCTGCATTTCGCGTTCTCAAAGACATGGAGAAGAAAGGTTGTCATAAGAGCCTAGAGACTTATAACTCACTGATCCTGGGCTTAGGCATAAAAAACCagatttttgaaattcatgGACTGATGGATGAGATGAAAGAAAAGGGCATTTCACCAAATATATGCACCTACAATACTGCAATCCAGTATCTTTGTGAGGGAGAAAAAGTTGAAGATGCAACTAACCTCCTTGATGAAATGATGCAAAAGAACATAGCCCCAAATGTATTTTCCttcaaatatttgattgaAGCGTTCTGTAAGGTCCCTGATTTTGATATGGCCCAAGAAGTCTTTGAGACTGCTGTAAGTATCTGTGGACAGAAAGAAGGCCTGTACAGCTTGATGTTCAATGAGTTGCTTGCTGCAGGGCAACTACTAAAGGCTACGGAGTTGCTCGAAGCTGTTTTAGATAGAGGTTTTGAGTTGGGGACTTTTCTTTATAAAGATCTTGTTGAGAGCTTATGTAAGAAGGATGAACTAGAAGTAGCTAGTGGAATTTTGCATAAGATGATAGACAGAGGATATGGATTTGACCCTGCAGCATTGATGCCTGTGATAGATGGCTTAGGTAAGAtgggaaacaagaaagaggCAAACAGTTTTGCTGATAAGATGATGGAAATGGCTTCAGTTGGTGAAGTAGCAAACAAAGTCGATCCAAATGCAAGGGATATACACCAGAAAAAGCATAATAAGAATGGTGGAAACAACTGGCAGAATATATTACACAG AGATGACGGTAGTGGAATTGCGTTAAGGTCTCTGTCAAGAGTTAAAAAAGGATGGGGTCAAGGGGATATATCAAGCTTTCAGCCTCCAAGAGTTGACTACTTAGACTACTGGGAGGACGATGGTTAA
- a CDS encoding Plant regulator RWP-RK family protein, whose product MSVITVRSFVYVPQQSKDAAVLQAVDLRSSSNLNTPSSEFLQVYSDFYCAALPEIKDFLATICRSYDFPLALSWAPCARQGKVGSRHSDENFSECVSTIDSACSVPDEQSKSFWEACSEHHLLQGEGIVGKAFEATKLFFVPEVATFSKTNYPLAHHAKISGLHAALAVPLKSKSGLVEFVLEFFFPKACLDTEAQQEMLKSLCVTLQQDFRSSNLFIKDLELEVVLPVRETMLFSENLLCGAETVESLTEIQMQESSWIAHMIKANEKGKDVSLSWEYQKEDPKELSSGRENSQLDPVPNNVPLEAEQLQQASTPGLRVDIGPSTESASTGGGNMLSSRRPGEKKRAKTEKTIGLEVLRQYFAGSLKDAAKSIGVCPTTLKRICRQHGIMRWPSRKIKKVGHSLKKLQLVMDSVQGAQGSIQLDSFYTSFPELNSPNMSSNGPSLKSNEQPSHLNAQTDNGIMAEENPRSPSSSCSKSSGSSNNNENTGNILVAEDADAVLKRAHSEAQLHNVNQEETKCLARTQSHKTFKEPLVLDNSSPLTGSSNTSLRARGAIKVKATFGEARIRFTLLPSWGFAELKQEIARRFNIDDISWFDLKYLDDDKEWVLLTCEADLVECIDIYRLTQTHTIKISLNEASQVKLSGSFGNTGLS is encoded by the exons ATGTCTGTGATAACAGTGAGaagttttgtttatgtgcCACAACAGTCTAAAGACGCTGCTGTTTTGCAGGCCGTCGATCTAAGGAGTTCAAGTAACTTGAACACTCCAAGCTCTGAG TTTCTGCAGGTCTATAGTGATTTCTACTGTGCTGCATTACCTGAAATAAAAGATTTCCTGGCCACAATCTGCAGATCATATGATTTTCCTCTAGCTTTGTCATGGGCGCCGTGTGCTCGGCAAGGGAAAGTTGGTTCCCGACATTCTGATGAGAACTTCTCTGAGTGTGTTTCAACAATCGATTCTGCTTGTTCTGTCCCCGACGAACAGAGCAAAAGTTTTTGGGAGGCATGCTCTGAACACCATCTGCTCCAGGGGGAAGGCATTGTTGGGAAAGCATTTGAAGCCACCAAACTCTTTTTTGTGCCCGAAGTGGCCACATTTAGCAAGACTAACTACCCCCTTGCACACCACGCCAAGATATCTGGACTACATGCTGCTTTAGCAGTTCCATTAAAGAGCAAATCTGGTTTGGTTGAGTTTGTGTTGGAATTTTTCTTTCCGAAAGCATGCCTTGACACTGAAGCGCAACAGGAAATGCTCAAGTCACTATGTGTGACACTGCAGCAAGATTTCAGGAGTTCAAATCTTTTCATCAAAGACCTAGAGTTAGAAGTCGTATTACCTGTAAGAGAGACAATGCTCTTCTCAGAAAACCTGCTATGTGGAGCAGAAACCGTAGAGTCGTTGACAGAAATTCAAATGCAAGAATCCTCATGGATCGCCCACATGATAAAGGCAAACGAGAAGGGTAAAGATGTATCACTTTCTTGGGAGTACCAGAAAGAAGATCCTAAAGAGCTCTCATCTGGCCGGGAGAACAGTCAGCTTGATCCAGTCCCCAATAATGTTCCTTTAGAAGCTGAGCAATTACAGCAAGCATCAACTCCAGGACTCAGAGTCGACATCGGTCCAAGCACAGAATCAGCTTCGACTGGTGGGGGAAATATGTTAAGCAGTAGGAGACCAGGggagaaaaaaagagcaaaaacagaaaagaccATTGGCTTGGAGGTTCTTCGACAATACTTTGCTGGAAGCCTCAAGGATGCAGCCAAGAGCATTGGTG TTTGTCCAACTACCTTGAAAAGGATATGCAGGCAACATGGAATAATGCGATGGCCCTCCCGAAAAATCAAGAAGGTTGGGCATTCGTTGAAGAAACTCCAACTAGTTATGGACTCTGTCCAAGGTGCGCAGGGCTCTATCCAACTCGATTCATTCTATACAAGCTTCCCAGAGTTGAACTCCCCAAATATGTCTAGCAATGGCCCTTCCTTGAAGAGTAATGAACAGCCAAGTCATTTGAATGCTCAAACCGATAATGGTATTATGGCAGAGGAAAACCCCAGGtcaccatcatcttcttgCAGCAAGAGCTCTGGTTCAAGCAACAATAATGAGAATACTGGAAACATTCTAGTTGCTGAGGATGCTGATGCGGTGTTAAAGAGAGCTCATAGCGAAGCACAACTGCATAATGTGAATCAGGAGGAAACAAAATGTCTTGCAAGAACCCAGAGCCATAAAACATTCAAGGAGCCTCTTGTTCTTGATAATTCATCTCCATTAACAGGTAGTAGCAACACGAGTTTAAGAGCTAGAGGTGCCATCAAAGTGAAAGCGACATTTGGTGAGGCCAGAATACGGTTTACCTTACTCCCGAGTTGGGGCTTCGCAGAGCTGAAGCAAGAGATTGCTAGGCGTTTCAACATAGATGACATTTCCTGGTTTGACCTTAAGTACCTGGATGATGATAAGGAGTGGGTTCTTCTGACATGTGAAGCGGATCTCGTGGAATGCATTGACATATATAGATTAACACAGACCCACACAATTAAAATAAGTCTGAACGAAGCTTCTCAAGTCAAGCTAAGTGGTTCTTTTGGCAACACTGGTCTTTCCTGA